A region of Geotoga petraea DNA encodes the following proteins:
- the gmk gene encoding guanylate kinase, with product MTGGVLYVVSGPSGAGKSTVIKKALDKVEGFTFSVSYTTREKRPGEIEGEDYFFISEEEFHELKEQGEFLEYAEVHGYYYGTSKSFIKEKLDEGFNIVLDVDVQGSLNIKKEMPYDSVLIFVVPPSYKELQKRLMGRGTENEKDLKKRLEDSKWEIQRMEEFDYLLENNDVPESVNRLISIIIAEQLKISRIKDGLEEKVDKFFKYDFS from the coding sequence ATGACGGGAGGAGTTTTATATGTGGTAAGCGGTCCTTCCGGTGCTGGAAAATCCACAGTAATAAAAAAAGCTTTGGATAAAGTAGAAGGTTTTACTTTTTCAGTTTCATATACTACCAGGGAAAAGAGACCAGGTGAAATAGAAGGGGAAGACTACTTTTTTATATCCGAAGAAGAGTTTCATGAATTAAAAGAGCAAGGTGAATTTTTAGAATATGCTGAAGTTCATGGATATTACTATGGTACTTCAAAATCTTTTATCAAAGAAAAATTGGATGAAGGATTTAACATAGTTTTAGATGTAGACGTTCAAGGCTCATTAAATATAAAAAAAGAAATGCCATACGATTCTGTATTGATTTTTGTTGTTCCTCCATCTTACAAAGAACTTCAAAAAAGGTTGATGGGTAGAGGAACAGAAAATGAAAAGGATCTCAAAAAGAGGTTGGAAGATTCTAAGTGGGAAATACAGCGTATGGAAGAATTTGATTATCTTTTGGAGAACAACGATGTTCCCGAATCGGTAAACAGATTAATATCTATTATAATCGCTGAACAATTAAAAATATCAAGAATAAAAGATGGTCTTGAAGAAAAAGTAGATAAATTTTTTAAATACGATTTTTCATAG
- a CDS encoding DNA-directed RNA polymerase subunit omega, whose amino-acid sequence MSTGFNYDIIMEKMHHKYAVPIIAAKRAQEIKNDKDMKEPNKYHANKNYLDEAFVDIQKGKTIIRDVDKIDEIKTKLK is encoded by the coding sequence ATGAGTACAGGTTTTAATTATGATATAATTATGGAAAAAATGCATCACAAGTATGCAGTGCCTATTATAGCAGCAAAAAGAGCTCAAGAAATAAAAAATGATAAAGACATGAAAGAACCAAATAAATATCATGCCAATAAAAACTACTTGGATGAAGCATTTGTAGACATTCAGAAAGGGAAAACAATTATAAGAGATGTAGACAAAATAGATGAAATTAAAACAAAGTTGAAGTGA
- a CDS encoding type II secretion system protein gives MNKFKGKSGFLLLESVLELFLISIMTITVLATFARTLFILKNSLTEMRDLNLSQNAFISIYTLAKDEIKTTNNFSNNYIYNYKPNGTYVGLDYSPFLKKVTRKTRTGATLITNNIDFFEYKDNYLTIELEGYSYKIYIKQEE, from the coding sequence ATGAATAAATTCAAAGGTAAAAGTGGTTTTTTATTACTTGAATCAGTATTAGAATTATTTTTAATTTCAATAATGACAATAACAGTCCTTGCGACATTTGCAAGGACTTTGTTTATATTAAAAAACTCTCTAACAGAGATGAGAGACCTTAACTTATCGCAAAACGCATTTATTTCAATTTATACTTTGGCAAAAGATGAAATAAAAACAACAAATAATTTTTCTAATAATTATATCTACAATTATAAACCAAATGGGACATATGTTGGACTTGACTATAGTCCTTTTTTAAAAAAGGTAACAAGAAAAACAAGAACTGGAGCCACTTTAATAACAAATAATATAGACTTTTTTGAGTATAAAGATAATTATCTTACAATTGAATTAGAAGGTTATTCTTACAAGATATATATAAAACAGGAGGAATAA